A single window of Archangium gephyra DNA harbors:
- a CDS encoding DMT family transporter — translation MHASSSEAVSPRQASLGPVYAALLVQVLINTGTYLAGKRAMEELPPVTVVLWRFLLCAFVFCLLLLFTPGPKLPPRSAWRHVLMLGLLAGPINQMLFFYGLSQSTAAHAALLYALTPLGVYLVSLARGHELPSLRATLGILTALAGVVVLLLGRGLASARGSLVGDLLILAAVSAWVVYTTEGKPFAAAHGPVRSTAWSMIAAAVLLLPVTPFALAPGRTFSASLPALGSIAYLAVLTSVVAYLIWYWALSKVPASRVAVFSNLQPATTALAAWVLLGESLHWGLALGGGLVIAGVRLTQSAPLGPVTPRALEESGGEAPVLEASLVQGASRGSGQARR, via the coding sequence ATGCACGCATCCTCCTCTGAAGCCGTCTCTCCTCGTCAGGCGTCGCTCGGTCCCGTCTACGCCGCGCTGCTGGTCCAGGTGTTGATCAACACGGGGACGTACCTCGCCGGCAAGCGCGCCATGGAGGAGCTGCCTCCCGTCACCGTCGTGCTCTGGCGCTTCCTCCTCTGCGCCTTCGTCTTCTGCCTGCTGCTCCTCTTCACTCCCGGCCCCAAGCTGCCGCCGCGCTCCGCGTGGCGCCACGTGCTGATGCTCGGCCTGCTCGCGGGCCCCATCAACCAGATGCTGTTCTTCTACGGGCTTTCCCAGTCCACCGCGGCCCATGCGGCCCTGCTCTATGCGCTCACGCCGCTCGGCGTGTACCTGGTGAGTCTCGCCCGCGGGCACGAGCTGCCTTCCCTTCGCGCCACGCTCGGCATCCTCACCGCGCTCGCGGGCGTGGTGGTGCTGCTGCTCGGTCGCGGACTGGCCTCGGCTCGCGGCTCGCTCGTGGGGGACCTGCTCATCCTCGCCGCCGTGAGTGCCTGGGTCGTCTACACCACCGAGGGCAAGCCCTTCGCCGCCGCCCACGGTCCCGTTCGCTCCACCGCCTGGAGCATGATCGCCGCCGCCGTGCTGCTGCTGCCCGTGACACCCTTCGCGCTGGCTCCCGGCCGCACCTTCTCCGCCAGCCTTCCCGCGCTCGGCAGCATCGCGTACCTCGCCGTCCTCACGTCCGTGGTCGCGTACCTCATCTGGTACTGGGCCCTCTCCAAGGTCCCCGCCTCCCGCGTCGCCGTCTTCTCCAACCTCCAGCCCGCCACCACCGCCCTCGCCGCGTGGGTGTTGCTCGGCGAGTCCCTTCACTGGGGTCTGGCACTGGGGGGCGGGTTGGTGATCGCCGGCGTGCGGCTGACGCAGAGCGCGCCCCTCGGACCCGTGACTCCGCGGGCCCTGGAGGAGTCCGGCGGGGAGGCGCCCGTCCTCGAGGCCTCTCTCGTGCAGGGGGCCTCACGGGGCTCGGGACAGGCGCGCCGGTAG
- a CDS encoding alpha/beta fold hydrolase — protein MSASPETPASSAVSPGRPPRRWLRRLLWTGLGLAVLLVTGSVYQAVCAAADARDFPPPGKRVDVGGHRLHLLCTGEGRPTVVLETGANGMSSGWAWVQPEVAKTTRVCSYDRAGTAWSEPGQDPHDAAQVAGQLHTLLANAGESGPFVLVGHSLGGLFVRVYADRYPGEVAGMVLLDASHPDQLERLPESVRKQWAVGLKVMALAPALINVGLVRATGIFDQMGQGLPERAFAEAAAFASTARHLETAHAEMLAWEDTAAQVRATRGLGAMPLLVVSAGSSASPAGAELLPAFQTLHREMVSLSSRGQYLLIPEAHHLSLVTDASHARRTSAAILDVVQQVRAAPVAGASTP, from the coding sequence ATGAGCGCCTCGCCCGAGACTCCCGCGTCCTCCGCCGTGTCTCCTGGCCGCCCGCCTCGGCGCTGGTTGCGGCGCCTGCTGTGGACGGGCCTCGGGCTCGCCGTGTTGCTGGTGACGGGCTCGGTGTACCAGGCCGTGTGCGCGGCGGCGGATGCGCGCGACTTCCCGCCTCCGGGGAAAAGGGTGGACGTGGGCGGCCACCGCCTGCACCTGCTCTGTACGGGCGAGGGGCGTCCCACCGTGGTGCTGGAGACGGGCGCCAACGGCATGTCCTCGGGTTGGGCCTGGGTGCAGCCCGAGGTGGCGAAGACCACGCGCGTCTGCTCGTACGACCGGGCGGGCACCGCCTGGAGCGAGCCGGGCCAGGATCCTCACGACGCGGCGCAGGTCGCCGGGCAGCTCCACACCCTGCTCGCCAACGCGGGCGAGTCCGGTCCCTTCGTCCTCGTGGGGCACTCGCTGGGCGGGCTCTTCGTGCGTGTCTACGCGGACCGCTACCCGGGCGAGGTCGCCGGCATGGTGCTGCTGGATGCCTCGCACCCGGACCAGCTGGAGCGGCTGCCGGAGTCCGTCCGTAAGCAGTGGGCGGTGGGCCTGAAGGTGATGGCCCTCGCGCCCGCGCTCATCAACGTGGGCCTGGTCCGCGCCACGGGGATTTTCGACCAGATGGGGCAGGGGCTGCCCGAGCGCGCCTTCGCGGAGGCCGCGGCCTTCGCCTCGACGGCCCGGCACCTGGAGACCGCGCATGCCGAGATGCTGGCCTGGGAGGACACCGCGGCCCAGGTCCGCGCCACCCGGGGGCTCGGTGCGATGCCCCTGCTGGTGGTGAGCGCGGGCTCCTCGGCGTCCCCGGCGGGGGCGGAGCTCCTCCCCGCGTTCCAGACCCTGCACCGGGAGATGGTCTCGCTCTCCTCCCGCGGCCAGTACCTCCTCATCCCCGAGGCCCACCACCTCTCGCTCGTCACGGATGCGTCACACGCACGGCGGACGAGCGCCGCCATCCTCGACGTGGTGCAGCAGGTGCGCGCCGCGCCAGTGGCCGGAGCATCCACGCCCTAG
- the queG gene encoding tRNA epoxyqueuosine(34) reductase QueG: MTPLPTAHLRQLTEQVGFDLVGFARAEPIPPEFLFGWLESGCAADMDWMGTRAAERLDVSKLLPGARTVIAFATNYYRDEPRAVDSPIARYARSRDYHSTLRDKLKAFRKLFSDAYPEVHHYGSVDSGPLMEKVWAARAGLGYVGKNGCFITEPFGSWVLLSALVLDAEVDAYAGGPASDRCGHCRKCIMSCPTGALLGQGRVDARACLSYQTIENRHAEVPESFRVEMDNIVFGCDICQDVCPLNRSPVFTPNERFAPRAVAELGVMELAALTPEDYERLIPGTPLARAKYDGLRRNAVYALGAVKQAEARSLLEKLSQDSSEQVRHAAQWALRHLDA; this comes from the coding sequence GTGACGCCGCTGCCCACCGCCCATCTCCGCCAGCTCACCGAGCAGGTCGGCTTCGACCTGGTGGGCTTCGCGCGCGCCGAGCCCATCCCGCCCGAGTTCCTCTTCGGCTGGCTGGAGTCCGGCTGTGCCGCGGACATGGACTGGATGGGCACGCGGGCCGCCGAGCGTCTGGATGTCTCCAAGCTGCTTCCCGGGGCGCGCACCGTCATCGCCTTCGCCACCAACTACTACCGCGATGAGCCCCGGGCCGTGGACTCGCCCATCGCCCGCTACGCGCGCAGCCGGGACTACCACTCCACCCTGCGCGACAAGCTGAAGGCCTTCCGCAAGCTGTTCTCCGACGCCTACCCCGAGGTGCACCACTACGGCAGCGTGGACTCGGGCCCGCTGATGGAGAAGGTGTGGGCCGCGCGCGCGGGCCTGGGCTACGTGGGCAAGAACGGGTGTTTCATCACCGAGCCCTTCGGCTCGTGGGTGCTGCTGTCCGCGCTCGTGCTGGACGCCGAGGTGGATGCCTACGCGGGCGGCCCCGCCAGCGACCGCTGCGGCCACTGCCGCAAGTGCATCATGTCCTGCCCCACGGGGGCGTTGCTGGGCCAGGGCCGCGTGGACGCGCGGGCTTGCCTCTCCTACCAGACCATCGAGAACCGCCACGCCGAGGTGCCCGAGTCCTTCCGCGTGGAGATGGACAACATCGTCTTCGGCTGCGACATCTGCCAGGACGTCTGCCCGCTCAACCGCAGCCCCGTGTTCACGCCCAACGAGCGTTTCGCGCCCCGGGCGGTGGCCGAGCTCGGCGTGATGGAGCTGGCCGCGCTTACCCCGGAGGACTACGAGCGGCTCATCCCCGGGACGCCGCTCGCGCGGGCCAAGTACGACGGCCTGCGCCGCAATGCCGTGTATGCCCTGGGTGCGGTGAAGCAGGCCGAGGCCCGCTCCCTGCTGGAGAAGCTGAGCCAGGACTCCAGCGAGCAGGTGCGCCACGCCGCACAGTGGGCGCTCCGGCACCTGGACGCATAG
- a CDS encoding cob(I)yrinic acid a,c-diamide adenosyltransferase, whose product MKIYTKTGDTGETGLFGGGRVRKDSVRVDAYGEVDELNASLGLARSLSMPSDLDALLLRLQDQLFTVGAVLATPVGTKASEHIPQLKAEWVTDMEKAIDTFETELSPMTHFILPGGSQAAAALHLSRTVCRRAERRVVAALREGEAQQEAVVYLNRLSDLLFVMARIANHRAGIEDVKWIPEKRSK is encoded by the coding sequence ATGAAGATCTACACGAAGACCGGGGATACGGGAGAGACGGGCCTGTTCGGCGGAGGCCGCGTGCGCAAGGACAGCGTGCGCGTGGACGCCTACGGCGAGGTGGACGAGCTGAACGCCTCGCTGGGCCTGGCCCGCTCCCTGTCCATGCCCTCGGACCTGGACGCGCTCCTGCTGCGGTTGCAGGACCAGCTCTTCACCGTGGGCGCGGTGCTGGCCACGCCGGTGGGTACCAAGGCCTCCGAGCACATCCCCCAGCTCAAGGCCGAGTGGGTGACGGACATGGAGAAGGCCATCGACACCTTCGAGACGGAGCTGTCGCCCATGACGCACTTCATCCTGCCGGGAGGCAGCCAGGCGGCCGCCGCGCTGCACCTCTCCCGCACGGTGTGCCGCCGGGCCGAGCGCCGCGTCGTCGCCGCCCTGCGCGAGGGCGAGGCCCAGCAGGAGGCCGTCGTCTACCTCAACCGCCTCTCGGACCTGCTGTTCGTCATGGCTCGCATCGCCAACCACCGGGCTGGCATCGAGGACGTGAAGTGGATACCGGAGAAGCGCTCGAAGTAG
- a CDS encoding thymidylate synthase translates to MKQYLALLEHVLHHGTKKSDRTGTGTLSIFGHQMRFDLTQGFPLVTTKKLHLKSIIHELLWMLAGGTNVRDLQKHGVTIWDEWADAEGNLGPIYGHQWRSWSKPEGGSVDQMSQLVEQLKKNPDSRRHIISAWNVADLDAMKLPPCHILFQFYVADGKLSCQLYQRSADIFLGLPFNIASYALLTMMVAQVTGLQAHEFIHTTGDAHLYLNHVEQAREQLKREPRPLPRMTLNPDVRSLFGFKYEDFTLSGYDPHPAIKAPVAV, encoded by the coding sequence ATGAAACAGTACCTCGCCCTGCTCGAGCACGTCCTCCACCACGGAACGAAGAAGAGCGACCGGACCGGGACCGGGACGCTGAGCATCTTCGGCCATCAGATGCGGTTCGACCTCACGCAGGGGTTCCCGCTGGTGACGACGAAGAAGCTGCACCTCAAGTCCATCATCCACGAGCTGCTGTGGATGCTCGCGGGTGGCACCAACGTGCGCGACCTGCAGAAGCACGGCGTCACCATCTGGGACGAGTGGGCGGACGCGGAGGGCAACCTCGGCCCCATCTACGGGCACCAGTGGCGCTCGTGGTCCAAGCCCGAGGGTGGCTCCGTTGATCAGATGAGCCAGCTCGTCGAGCAGCTGAAGAAGAATCCGGACTCGCGCCGGCACATCATCAGCGCGTGGAACGTGGCGGACCTGGACGCGATGAAGCTGCCGCCCTGCCACATCCTGTTCCAGTTCTACGTGGCGGACGGAAAGCTCTCCTGCCAGCTCTACCAGCGCAGCGCGGACATCTTCCTCGGGCTGCCCTTCAACATCGCCTCGTACGCGCTGCTGACGATGATGGTGGCGCAGGTGACGGGGCTCCAGGCCCACGAGTTCATCCACACCACGGGTGACGCGCACCTGTACCTCAACCACGTGGAGCAGGCCCGCGAGCAGCTGAAGCGCGAGCCGCGGCCGCTGCCCAGGATGACGCTCAACCCCGACGTCCGCTCGCTCTTCGGCTTCAAGTACGAGGACTTCACGCTGAGCGGCTACGACCCGCATCCCGCCATCAAGGCACCCGTGGCCGTATGA
- a CDS encoding dihydrofolate reductase, translated as MTMISAIVAMATNRCIGRDNTLPWRLPADLKRFKQLTMGHTLVMGRKTYESIGRPLPGRTTVVVTRQRDYAPEGVQVAHSLEQALELARGGEVFIAGGADLYRQALGHVRRLYLTRIGRDYEGDTFFPEVDLSAWRLVAEEHHEATATEPPFSFLTYER; from the coding sequence ATGACGATGATCTCCGCCATCGTGGCGATGGCCACCAACCGGTGCATCGGCCGGGACAACACCCTGCCCTGGCGGCTGCCGGCGGACCTCAAGCGCTTCAAGCAGCTCACGATGGGGCACACGCTCGTCATGGGCCGCAAGACGTACGAGTCCATCGGCCGGCCGCTGCCCGGCAGGACCACGGTGGTGGTGACGCGCCAGCGGGACTACGCGCCCGAGGGCGTACAGGTGGCACACTCGCTGGAGCAGGCGCTGGAGCTGGCACGCGGCGGCGAGGTCTTCATCGCGGGCGGCGCGGACCTCTACCGGCAGGCCCTGGGGCACGTGCGGCGGCTGTACCTCACGCGCATCGGCCGCGACTACGAGGGCGACACCTTCTTCCCCGAGGTGGACCTGTCCGCCTGGAGGCTCGTCGCCGAGGAGCACCACGAGGCCACCGCCACCGAGCCGCCCTTCTCCTTCCTCACCTACGAGCGGTAG